In Microbulbifer elongatus, the DNA window TGAAAAATGCGCTCAAATTGCCCTCCCTGGCCGAAGTGCACGAGTATATTCGCGATGTGGGTAAGCCTGCGCTGGAAGAATTTGCCGAAGAGATGCGCAAAAATGGCTACGAGACCGAAGTCACCGAGAAACACAATCAATGGGTTCAGCTGACCGTATGCCAGGGCGATGAAACCGGATTCGTTTACGGTATTTACCCCAAGGCCACACTCAAGCCCGACGCCAGCCAGCCGGATAAAGAGCTGGCCGACGATTACGATGACGGTTCACCGGATACCTATTTCCGCGCGGAGGTACACCTCTACGAGGGCGGCCAGGATTACGACGTGATGGGGTGGACCAAGGACCAGCTGCTCACCGATATGGTCACCCAGTACGAGCGGCACCTGCAGTTTCTGCACACCCTGCGTTAACCGCCAGGGAAAACTGCTTGAGAGATTGATTTACCCCGACATTTCCCGACCGAGTCAGACCCATGCAATCGCATACCACCGAAGACGGCAAAGCAAAGTTTGATCCGCCGGTTTTCTACACCGCCACCGGCTTACTCCTGCTCCTGGTGGCGTACGCGGTGTTCTTTCCGGAAGATGCCACCGCCCGCTTCCAGAGCATGCAAAGTGGCATTGTCACTTATATGGGCTGGTACTATGTGCTGATTGTCGCGGTACTGTTAGTGACCGTGGTCATCATCAGTATGTCGCGGCTCGGCGACATCAAACTCGGGCCCGAACACGAAAAACCCGAATACGGCTTCTGGTCCTGGCTCGCCATGCTGTTCTCTGCGGGTATCGGCATCGGCCTGCTGTTTTTCGGTGTCGCCGAGCCGGTGATGCACTATATGAACCCGCCGGATGCGGAGCCCGGGACCATCGCCGCCGCGCGCGAAGCCATGATCCTGAGTATTTTCCACTGGGGTTTCCACGTGTGGGCCATTTTTGCCGGCGTGGCGCTGATTCTCGGTTACTTCAGTTATCGCCACAATCTGCCGCTGACACTGCGCTCCGCGCTCTATCCGATGATTGGTGAGCGCATCCACGGTCCCATTGGCCATGCCATTGATGTGTTTGCCATTGTGAGCACCGTGTGTGGTGTCGCCACCACCCTGGGGTTTGGTGTACTGCAGATGAACTCCGGGCTGAATCACCTGTTCGGCATTCCTGTCGGTGAGGTCACTCAGGTGATACTGATCGTCGTCACCACCTCCCTTGCCACCGTCTCTGTCGTAGTTGGACTGGATGCGGGCATCAAACGCCTGTCACAGCTGAATATGGGCCTGGCCGCCCTGCTATGCCTGACCATTCTGGTACTCGGAAGTACCGTGTTTCTGTTCCAGGCGTTTGTACAGAACCTGGGAAGCTACCTGTCGGTGCCGGTCAACCGAACCTTCAATCTCTATGCCTATGCACCTACCGACTGGATCGGCGGCTGGACGATTTTTTACTGGGGCTGGTGCCTGAGCTGGTCACCTTTTGTCGGGTTGTTTATCGCGCGTATTTCCCGCGGCCGCACCATTCGGGAATTCGCTGTGGGCACGCTGCTGATGCCTACACTGATCACCATCATCTGGCTGACCGTGTTCGGCAACTCCGCCATCAAGATGATCCGCGACGAGGGCCTGCAGTCTCTCGCAGACATGATTCAGAAAGATCAGTCGCTGGCACTGTTCCAGTTCCTGGAGCAATTTCCGTTCTCCCAGGCGCTGTCCGGCCTCGCCATTATTTTGGTGGTCATCTTCTTCATCACCTCCGCCGACTCCGGTGCCATGGTGATGAACATGCTCTCGTCCCATGGGCGTGACGATACCCCGGCCTGGCAGCGGATTTTCTGGTCAGCCATTATCGGCGTGGTCGCGATTGCCCTGCTGCTCGCCGGTGGGCTTGCGTCACTGCAAACCGCTGCCATTGCCAGTGCGCTGCCTTTCTCGATCATCCTGTTGGTGGCCATCTACGGACTCATCAAGGCACTGCGTATGGACTCCGCCAAAAAGGATGCGCAATCCGCACCGGTGGCCCCGATCAGTGCCCGAAACCCGGTCTCCTGGGAACGCCGCCTGCGCAATCTGGTACAGCTGCCTTCCCTGCAGGAAGTCCACGAATACATTCACGAGACAGCCGAGCCCGCCCTGCGTAAATTCGCCGCACAGATGCAAAAAAACGGGTTTGTCGCCGAAGTCACGGAAGACGAAAACGCGGTGGTACATCTCACCGTGTACCAGGGTGACGAAGTGGACTTTCTCTACAGCATCTACCCCAAAGCACATCTGAAGCCCAATGCCAGCAATGCGGATACGGTGCTGGACGATAACCACGACGACGGCTCACCAGACATCTATTTTCGTGCGGAAGTCCATTTGAGCGAGGGCGGCCAGGATTACGATGTGATGGGCTGGACCAGTGACCAGCTGTTGACCGACATCCTGTCGCAGTACGAGCGGCATCTGCAGTTCCTTCACTCCCTGCGTTAATCGGCGGGTTTGCAACGATTACTTGAAACCAGGCTAATCAATACCAGTACAATGGCCGGGTTATCCACAGGATGATTCCGGCCATGTACTTACTGCACACACCACGACTGCAATTGCGCAGACTCACTGATAGTGACGACGACGCGCGCTTTACCCTCACACTGCTCAACGATCCGGATTTCCACCGTTTTATCGGTGACCGCGGTGTGCATTCCCTCGAGGATGCACGCAATTACCTGCTACAAGGCCCCATTGCCATGTACCAGAGTCACGGTTTTGGCATGTACCTTGTGGAGCTGAAGGATGGTACGCCCATCGGTCAGGCGGGATTGCTACGCAGGAACGGGCTCGATGACGTGGATATCGGCTTTGCCTTCCTGCCGCAGTATCGCGGCCAGGGATTTGCAAGGGAATCCGCCACGGCGGTAATGGACTGGGGGAAACAGCAGCTGGCATTAAAGCGCATCGTCGCCATTGCCTCACCGGACAACCAGCGTTCCATTCACCTGCTAGAGAAACTTGGCCTTGAGAAAGAAAGGCCGGTCACCTTGCCCGGTAGCGATGAGCAGCTATTACTGATGGGATGGAATCAGTCGAGCTGAACGCTCTCCCGTGTCCCTCCCAGTCCCGTCCTGAAATAAAAAAGCGAGCCGAAGCTCGCTTTTTTACTGGTTACACATTTAGTCGATTGCAAATTCAGTGCGCGCTGGCCTGACCTGCCCCCTGCGGGAAACGAATACTCTCCACCATTTCCTGTACATCCTGGGGCGCCTGCCGGGTCACTTTTGCCACCCCGATGGCCACCGCGAAGTTGATGATCATCCCCAGGGTGCCAATGCCCTCCGGGGAGATACCAAACCACCAGTTATCCGGAGAGTTGGCCGCCGGGTTGATAAACTTGAAGTAGCAGATGTAAGCGGCGGTAAACAGGATACCGGAGACCATACCGGCGATGGCGCCTTCCTTGTTCATCCGCTTGGAGAAGATCCCCATGATGATCGCCGGGAAGAAGGACGATGCCGCGAGCCCGAAGGCAAAGGCGACCACCTGCGCCACAAAGCCCGGCGGGTTGATCCCCAGATAACCGGCAATACAGATGGCCACGGCGGCGGCACCGCGGGCGTAGAGCAGTTCCTTCTTCTCGCTGATATTGGGCATCAGATTGCGCTTCAGCAGGTCGTGGGAGATGGATGTGGAGATCACCAGCAGCAGGCCTGCAGAGGTCGACAGTGCGGCGGCCACACCGCCGGCAGCTACCAGGGCGATCACCCAGGCGGGCAGATCGGCAATTTCCGGATTTGCCAGCACCATGATGTCGCGGTCGACGCTCATCTCATTGCGCTCATCCCCGGAGTAGAACATCTTGCCGTCGGCATTTTTGTCTTCCCACTTGATCAAGCCGGTTTCTTCCCAGTTGGAAATCCAGCTGGGGGCTTCCGCGTGGGCGGTGCCCTGTCCATCCGGGCCGTTGATGGTGTCGATCATGTTCACCCGCGCGAAGGAGGCGATGGCCGGTGCGGTGGTGTACAGCAGGGCTATAAACAGCAGTGCCCAACCGGCGGACTTCCGCGCGTCGCGCACTTTCGGCACAGTAAAGAAGCGCACGATGACATGGGGAAGACCGGCGGTTCCCACCATCAGTGCGGCAGTGATAAAGAAGACATCGATGGTGCTTTTGGTACCGGAAGTGTATTCGGCAAAGCCGAGTTCTGCGGAGAGTCCGTCGAGTTTATCCAGCAGGTAGGTGCCGTCCGACAGCATGCCACCGAAGCCGGTTTGCGGCAGGGGGTGTCCGGTCATCATGATGGAGATAAAAATCGCCGGCACCATGTAGGCAAAGATCAGCAACAGTACTGGGCAACCTGGGTATAGGTAATGCCTTTCATACCGCCGAGCACCGCGTAGAAGAACACCACCCCCATACCGATAATGACACCAGTGGCAATATCCACTTCCAGGAAGCGGGAAAACACCACACCGACACCGCGCATCTGCCCGGCCACATAGGTAAAGCACACGAAGATGGCACAGACTACAGCCACGGTCCGTGCGGCCTGGGAGTAGTAGCGATCACCGATAAAGTCCGGCACGGTAAATTTACCGAACTTGCGCAGGTAAGGTGCGAGGCACAGTGCCAGTAGCACGTAGCCCCCGGTCCAGCCCAGCAGGTACACCGCGCCGTCGTAACCCATAAAGGAAATCAGGCCGGCCATGGAAATAAACGAGGCCGCCGACATCCAGTCCGCCGCGGTGGCCATGCCGTTGGCCACCGGGTGTACGCCGCCGCCGGCGACGTAAAAGTCGTTGGTGGAGCCGGCACGGGCCCACAGCGCGATGCCGATATAGAGAACGAAGGTCGCACCGACAATCAGAAAAGTAAGGCTCTGTACGTCCATGATTTAGTGACCTCCCTGCAGCTGTTGTGCTTGGGATTGCTGTGCATGGGATTGTTGCACTTCGGGTGCAGCGGCGGTATTCGTCTGCTCGGCAGGTTCGTCGTCTTCGTAGACGCCGTACTTTTTATCCAGCTGATTCATTTTGTAGACGTAGACAAAGATCAGCACCAGGAACATGTAGATGGCGCCCTGCTGGGCAAACCAGAAACCGAGCTTAAAACCGCCCATGCGGATCTGGTTCAGCTCGTCCACGAACAGAATGCCGCAGCCGAAAGACACCACAAACCACACCACCAGCAAGCTGAACATCAGCTTGAGGTTCTCCCGCCAGTAATCACTGGCCTTCTGTTTACTCTCGAAACTCATCGTTTTCACTCCACTTTATTGTGCACTTATTGTTGGTTTGAAATTGGATCCGGGTTGATCAAAAAACATATTTCACTGACAGCTGCATACGGTGTAGCTCACCCTGATCGTTCTTCAGTAATCCACTCAGGTTTTCCACTTCCTTACTGGCAAAAATATACTCGCCGCCCAAGGTCATCTTCGGCACCGGTGAATACATCAGGTTCAGGTGCAGGCTCTGGTAAGACGAAGGCGTCATATCGCCAACCGTATCCGGGTTGTCCGCCGTAGTGGCGGAAAGCACCAGGTTACTGCGCCACTGGTCACTCCAGAAATGACGCAGTGCCACGTAGCCTCCGTGCTGGTCGATCAGATCGATACTGCCATCAATGGGATCGATAATACCGCCGCGGTAGCTGTTTAACCCCAGGTAGCGGCCCAGGGCATTGCCGTAGCTGTACATAAAGCGCAGATCGTCGCGACCCAGCTGCCATTTCCCGGCGAGACTGATGGCATAACCCTGCTCGGACTCGTTGCTGCCATCGGCGTGATCATAGGCCAGCTCGCGACTCAGGGAAGCGATGGAATAACTCAGATCACCCAGGCTGTTGTCGTAGCGCAGCACCATATCCGGACGGCTGTTGTCGTCGTAGGGGTTTTCGGCTCCGTTGTACAGGGTCGTGGCCGGGTTTTCCGCGGCAATCATCACCTTGCCACTGCCGAGGCCCTGGGTATAACGCAGCTGCGGCTGGCGCTCAAAAATTGTGCCCACCGGGCCGACAAAATCCAGTCCTTCCGGCAAGGTGCCCACATTGAAAAAAGTGGACCAGGTCTGACCCGCAAGCAGCGCGCGGTCGCCATCCATATTCCAGTTCACATAGGCGTGGCGCAGGCGCTGGGCGTAGGAGTTGCTGATACGCTCATCCCCCTGCCCGCCCGCCATGGCATCGATCTCGATATGGGTCTCTACGCGGCCGGCCCCGGCCTGGGTGGAAGACTTGAAAAACAGCCGGGTGGATTTGGCGTGGGCGTTGTAGTGCACATCGCCACTCTCTCCGCCGACGGGGATGGTGGACGGCACATCGCTGAAGATGCTGTCGAGTTTGACGTAGCCACCGATCTGGATATCGGTGCTGCCGAAGCGAGAGGTTTTTGGCGGTTCCGGGTTTTCAACTACCACAGCCGGCTGGCTCGCGGCCAACTGATCCACCTGCGCCTGAAGCTGGGCAATGCGCTGTTGCAACTGCTCCGCGGTCATTACCCGGGATGAAACATTGTCGGGCTCGGCCGCGAGCGCGGGCAAACCATTCACCATCGCTACCAGCGCCACTGCGCTGGCCAAACTGCTTTTTATTATTCTTTCCGACATAGTCTTTGTCCTTGCCGTCGTTTGTTGGAGTGAGCACTCCAAGCAAACAACTTCGCGGATCCATCGGGTATTAGCCAATGGTCTAAATTCGACCAATGGCTATACCAAAGATGGTAACTGCGCCGTCCTTTTCCCGCCTTTCGACTTTTGTCTAATACGACCTGTCGCGGCGCCGGTGCCAGAATGCAGCGCATAAGAAATTGCACTGATGAGAGGCCTACCCGTGACCAGTCAACCAGAGACATACCTCGTACCCGACAGCTACGCCGCCAGTTCACTGCTGGACGAAGCGGGTTACTTCGAGATGTACAACCGCTCAATTCAAGACCCGGATGGCTTCTGGCGCGAGCAGGCCCAGCGCATCGACTGGATGGAGCCCTTCAGCCAGGTGCAGGATGTTTCCTTTGCCAAAGACGACCTGCATATCCGCTGGTTCGCCGACGGCAAGCTGAACGTGGCCGCCAACTGCCTGGACCGGCACCTGGAGCACCACGGTGACGACACCGCCATCCTGTGGGTGGGCGACGAACCGGGCACTTCCCGGGAGATCAGCTACCGGGAACTGCACCGGGATGTCTGCCGCCTTGCCAACGGCCTCAAGAGCCTGGGTGTGCAGAAAGGCGATGTGGTCACCATCTACATGCCGATGGTGCCGGAAGCGGCGGTCGCGATGCTGGCCTGCGCCCGCATTGGTGCGGTGCACTCGGTGGTGTTTGCCGGCTTCTCGCCGGAGGCCCTGGCCGGACGCATGGACGACGGCCAGTCCCGCGTACTGATCACCGCCAATGCCGGTCGCCGCGGCGGCCGCTCGGTGCCGCTGAAGCGGAACGTGGACCGCGCCATTGCCCTGTGTCAGGAAACCAATGTGGAACACGTGGTGGTGTTTAACTACACAGACGACGCCACCGACTGGAACCCGACCATTGATCGCGACTATGCGGAACTGGTGTCCGCCCAGAGCGACGACTGTCCGGCGGAAGTGATGGGCGCGGAAGACCCGCTGTTTATCCTCTACACCTCCGGCTCCACCGGTAAACCCAAGGGGGTACTGCATACCAGCGGTGGTTACATCACCTACGCTTCCCTGACCCACGAATACGTCTTCGACTACCGCCGCGGCGAGCGCTACTGGTGCGCAGCGGACGTAGGCTGGATCACCGGTCACAGCTATATCGTCTACGGGCCTCTGGCCAACGGTGCCACCACCGTAATGTACGAAGGCGTGCCCCATTACCCGGACGTCACCCGGGTCGCACAGATCATCGACGACCACCAGATCAATATTCTGTATATCGCCCCCACCGCCATCCGCGCACTGATGGCCGAGGGCAACAAACCGGTGGCCGGCGCCAGTCTGGAGAGCCTGCGCCTGCTCGGCACCGTGGGCGAACCGATCAACCCGGAGGCCTGGAAGTGGTTCCATCGCACCTTCGGTCGCAGCCAGTGCCCCATTGTGGATACCTGGTGGCAGACGGAAACCGGCGGCCATATGCTCACCCCCCTGCCCGGTGCCACCCCTCTCAAGCCCGGCTCCACCACCCGCCCCTTCTTTGGGGTACAACCGGCGCTGGTGGACAACGACGGCAATCTGCTCGATGGCGCGGCCGACGGCAATCTGGTGTTGCTGGGCAGCTGGCCGGGACAGATGCGCACGGTCTTCGGCGACCACCAGCGCTTTGTCGATACCTACTTCAGCACCTTTGAAAACATGTATTTCACCGGCGACGGCGCGCGCCGCGACGAGGACGGTTATTACTGGATCACCGGCCGTGTGGACGATGTGCTCAATGTCTCCGGCCACCGCATGGGCACCGCAGAGCTGGAGAGCGCACTGGTGGCACATGAAGCGGTCGCCGAAGCCGCGGTGGTGGGCTACCCCCACGATATCAAGGGTCAGGGAATCTACGTCTACGTCACCCTGAACAACGGTGTGGAACCCAGCGAGGAAATGCACCAGACCCTGCGCAACTGGCTGCGTTCGGAGATTGGCCCCATCGCCACACCGGACTTCATCCAGTGGGCACCAGGGCTGCCCAAGACCCGCTCAGGCAAGATCATGCGCCGTATCCTGCGCAAGGTGGCCGCAGACGAGTGTGAGCAGCTGGGGGACACCTCCACCCTGGCCGACCCGGGCGTGGTGGATAATTTGGTGTCCAACCGCGCAGCGGCAACGGTTTAGCCGACCCACCCACAGCCCAAAGCAGCAGTCCCCAAAAAATAACAAGCAGAAAAATAACAGCAGGAAGCGGTGGGGTTTTCCCGTTACACTTTTCATTCCAAGCAGAAAACGTGAACCGGGAAAATCCCACTGACCAGGGATGCAAAGCGATGAACGAGCCAGCCAGTACCGGGCAAGCTGCCCGACAATTTATTATTGCGGATGACCACCCCCTGTTCCGCAATGCCCTGCGCCTGTCTATCCAGCAGAACTTTCCCGGTGCCACCATTTACGAAGCCTGCGATATGCAGAGCCTGCAACAGTGCGCCGCGGAGCATCCGGACTGCGACCTGCTGTTGCTGGATTTGCATATGCCCGGCGCCCACGGATTCAGCGGGCTGATATTTCTGAGCGGCCAGTACCCGCAGCTGCCGGTGATGGTGGTGTCCGCCAATGAAAAGCCGGAAATCATGTGTAGAGCCATCGACTACGGCGCCTGCGGTTTTCTGCCGAAGTCCGCCCCGGTAGAGCAGATTGCCACTTCCCTGCAAAAGACCCTGGACGGAGAAATCTGGTTGCCACCAGCCGTGGCGGACCGCTACGAATCCGGTAATACAACGGAAGAAAATGAAGTGGTGGATGTGATTGCCACACTGACACCGCAACAGTTTCGTGTGGCCACCATGCTGGCGGAAGGACTGCTGAACAAGCAGATTGCCTATGAAATGCAGGTCACCGAAGCCACGGTAAAGGCCCACCTCACCGCCCTGTTTCGCAAACTGAAGGTCAACTCCCGCACCCAGGCGGTGTTGGCACTAAGCAGCCTGGATGTGGAAGCCCCGGGACAGTTCGCCCCGCCGCAGAAGCCAGATTCGAAAAACACTCCCTCCAATTGAGACACTCAGTGATGCCGGTTACGCCCGGCGCGCCCCAGGCGTCGCACCAGATTGCGTAATACCGCCGGTTTCACCGGTTTCGGTAAATAGAACCAGCCCCGCTCGGTGGCCGCGCTGCGCACTTCCTCGGAAGTATCGGCGCTGATCACAATACCCGGCAATTCGGCCTGCCAGTATTCACACAGCGACTCCAGAACCTGCACCCCGGTCGCGCCGCGATCCAGATGGTAATCCACAATCACCAGTGCCGGGGGGCTCGGTGCCCCCCAGTTCTCCAGCGCTTCCTCCAGTGATGCCGCAGTCACCACCCGGCACCCCCAACCACCGAGAAGGCTTTGCATACCGCGCAGAATCTGGCGCTCGTTGTCGATGCACAGCACCGGTATCGCCGACGCACTCTCGGTGGCATCGTCGCCCGCGGCCTCCTGCGGCGCCCTCTGACGCTCCCCCACCGGCACACGAATACTGAACATGGACCCGCAACCGGGGGTGGATGCCAGTCCCAAGGGATGGCCCAACAGGTCGGCACTGCGCCGGGCAATGGCAAGCCCCAGCCCGAGCCCCTTGTCGGCGCTGCGCTCGGAACTACCGAGACGCACAAACTCGTCAAAAATGGTTTCTTTTGCTGCGTCCGCGATACCGGGGCCGGTATCCCACACCTGAATTTCCAGTAGCGGCCTGCCCTCCGTATCGGAACGGTGGCGCACCCCCAGCAGTATCCGACCACGGGCGGTGTAATGGATCGCGTTGCTTAGAAAGTTCTGCAGGATTCTGCGCAACAGATAACGGTCGCTGTACACCCAGGTGCTGGTAGGCACGTAGTGCAATGCCAGACCGTGCTCGCTGGCCAGCACGGAAAACTCCGCATTCAGGCCATCCATCAACTGACGCAGGGGAAAGTGCGCGCGCTTCGGTTTCAGGTTACCCGCATCCAGCCTGCTGATTTCCCGCAGTGCGCCAATCAGCTGCTCTGCGGAAGTGAGCGCGCTGTCGATATAGTGAATATCGTCGCCCATTTCCCGCCAGCTGCCTTTTGCGGCCTTGTTCTGCAGCGAGGCAATAAACAGGCGCGCGGCATTGATCGGCTGCAGCAGGTCGTGACTGGTATGGGCGAGGAAGCGGGTTTTTGCCGCGTGTAATTCCCGAATTTTGATTTCCGCTTCCCCGCGCCGGCGGTTCTCTTCCTGCAGCGCGCGGTTACTTTCAGAAAGTTCTGCCGTGCGCTGCTGTACGCGATCCTCCAGGCTGCGCCGGGTTTCCTCCAGAGCATCCACTGCTGCGCGGTATTCACTGATATCGGTAAAGGTCGTGACAAAACCGCCCCCGGGCATGGGGGTCCCGCGCACCTCCACAATAGCGCCGCTGGGCAGGCGGCGTTCAAATCGGTGGGCACTGCCGTGGCGCAACAGGTCGAGGCGTCGCTGTACATGGGCTTCCAACCGCTCGGGGTCGTGAGTGTCACCGTAAAGTCCGCGCTCGGCATTGTGGCGATACAGAGACGCCACCGGACAACCGATATACAGCAACCGCTCCGGGTAATCGAACAGCTCCAGATACTGGCGGTTCCAGGCCACCAGGCGCAGGTCCGCATCCACCACACTGATGCCCTGGCTGATGGTTTCCACCGTGGTCTGCAGCAGTTCCTGGCTGAAGCGCAGGCGCTGGGAAGTGCTGTCTACCAGTCGCGCAATATCTTCCAGTTTTAACGGGCGGTTGCTGTAGAGCAATGCCATGACCTGATTCGCGGCCGCAGACCCCACAATGCCGGCGAGGATACGCTCGGCATCGGCAATCACGAAGCGCGAGGCAGCGTCGTCCGGCAGCAGGCGCTGCTGGCTGCGCAGCTCAAAGTCGTTCCAGATCTCCTCCAGCCGCGACGCGCCCACAAAGGGTTGCAACAGACTCCGCACCTGGCCCATACGGATACCAGTAGGTACCAGGTCCGGTGCCGGGGCATCGGACTGCTCCGGGGTGACAAACGCCAGTGCCTGACACTGATCGTTGTCATTCTGTCTGGAAACCAGAGACACGCCCACCAGCAGCAGAATATTCCCCAGTAGACTCCAGAAGACCCCGTGGCTCAATGGGTCCAGCCCGGACACTCCCAGAAACTGCTGTGGGTGCAGTAACGCCACGCCAAACAGGCCGTGCTGGAGAATATCGGAGTCGGGGTACATGGAGGGCACGACCAGGCAAAAGAGCCACAAGCCATATCCGGCGATCAATCCCGCCCAGACACCACGGCGGTGTGCCCGCGGCCAATAGAGCGCGGCCACCAGCGCCGGTGCCAGTTGCGCTGCGGCAGCAAACGACAGCAGACCAATTGAAGCCAGAGCTTCGGTTCCGGATATACCGTGGTGGACTCCCCAGCTCATCAGCATCAGTAAAAGAATACTGAGGCTGCGAATAAGCCGCAGATGTGTACCCAATGCCACCGCGGTCAGGCGGGTAAAGCGGCTGAGGAACAACCACAGCGGTGCTACCAGTTCATTGGAAACCATGATCGAGAGTGTCAGCACCGCAACGATCACCATTCCGGTTGCCGCAGAAAATCCGCCGATATACGCAAAGGTGGTCAGTGCACTGTTTCCCGCCTGCAGCGGCAGCGTCAGCACCACGCTATCCGGCGCACTCAATCCGGCTGCCACCAGCGGCTGCCCGGCAAGAGAAATCGGCAGTATTAAAATGGAAAACAGAAGCAGATAAGCCGGTAGCAGCCAGCGCGCCGTGTGCAGGTCTTCCGGTTTGCGGTATTCCACCACAGCCATATGAAACTGGCGCGGCAGACAGACAATCGCCGCCATCGCCAGCAGGG includes these proteins:
- a CDS encoding DcaP family trimeric outer membrane transporter, with the protein product MSERIIKSSLASAVALVAMVNGLPALAAEPDNVSSRVMTAEQLQQRIAQLQAQVDQLAASQPAVVVENPEPPKTSRFGSTDIQIGGYVKLDSIFSDVPSTIPVGGESGDVHYNAHAKSTRLFFKSSTQAGAGRVETHIEIDAMAGGQGDERISNSYAQRLRHAYVNWNMDGDRALLAGQTWSTFFNVGTLPEGLDFVGPVGTIFERQPQLRYTQGLGSGKVMIAAENPATTLYNGAENPYDDNSRPDMVLRYDNSLGDLSYSIASLSRELAYDHADGSNESEQGYAISLAGKWQLGRDDLRFMYSYGNALGRYLGLNSYRGGIIDPIDGSIDLIDQHGGYVALRHFWSDQWRSNLVLSATTADNPDTVGDMTPSSYQSLHLNLMYSPVPKMTLGGEYIFASKEVENLSGLLKNDQGELHRMQLSVKYVF
- a CDS encoding GNAT family N-acetyltransferase, whose translation is MYLLHTPRLQLRRLTDSDDDARFTLTLLNDPDFHRFIGDRGVHSLEDARNYLLQGPIAMYQSHGFGMYLVELKDGTPIGQAGLLRRNGLDDVDIGFAFLPQYRGQGFARESATAVMDWGKQQLALKRIVAIASPDNQRSIHLLEKLGLEKERPVTLPGSDEQLLLMGWNQSS
- a CDS encoding BCCT family transporter, which codes for MQSHTTEDGKAKFDPPVFYTATGLLLLLVAYAVFFPEDATARFQSMQSGIVTYMGWYYVLIVAVLLVTVVIISMSRLGDIKLGPEHEKPEYGFWSWLAMLFSAGIGIGLLFFGVAEPVMHYMNPPDAEPGTIAAAREAMILSIFHWGFHVWAIFAGVALILGYFSYRHNLPLTLRSALYPMIGERIHGPIGHAIDVFAIVSTVCGVATTLGFGVLQMNSGLNHLFGIPVGEVTQVILIVVTTSLATVSVVVGLDAGIKRLSQLNMGLAALLCLTILVLGSTVFLFQAFVQNLGSYLSVPVNRTFNLYAYAPTDWIGGWTIFYWGWCLSWSPFVGLFIARISRGRTIREFAVGTLLMPTLITIIWLTVFGNSAIKMIRDEGLQSLADMIQKDQSLALFQFLEQFPFSQALSGLAIILVVIFFITSADSGAMVMNMLSSHGRDDTPAWQRIFWSAIIGVVAIALLLAGGLASLQTAAIASALPFSIILLVAIYGLIKALRMDSAKKDAQSAPVAPISARNPVSWERRLRNLVQLPSLQEVHEYIHETAEPALRKFAAQMQKNGFVAEVTEDENAVVHLTVYQGDEVDFLYSIYPKAHLKPNASNADTVLDDNHDDGSPDIYFRAEVHLSEGGQDYDVMGWTSDQLLTDILSQYERHLQFLHSLR
- a CDS encoding DUF4212 domain-containing protein, which codes for MSFESKQKASDYWRENLKLMFSLLVVWFVVSFGCGILFVDELNQIRMGGFKLGFWFAQQGAIYMFLVLIFVYVYKMNQLDKKYGVYEDDEPAEQTNTAAAPEVQQSHAQQSQAQQLQGGH
- the acs gene encoding acetate--CoA ligase; the encoded protein is MTSQPETYLVPDSYAASSLLDEAGYFEMYNRSIQDPDGFWREQAQRIDWMEPFSQVQDVSFAKDDLHIRWFADGKLNVAANCLDRHLEHHGDDTAILWVGDEPGTSREISYRELHRDVCRLANGLKSLGVQKGDVVTIYMPMVPEAAVAMLACARIGAVHSVVFAGFSPEALAGRMDDGQSRVLITANAGRRGGRSVPLKRNVDRAIALCQETNVEHVVVFNYTDDATDWNPTIDRDYAELVSAQSDDCPAEVMGAEDPLFILYTSGSTGKPKGVLHTSGGYITYASLTHEYVFDYRRGERYWCAADVGWITGHSYIVYGPLANGATTVMYEGVPHYPDVTRVAQIIDDHQINILYIAPTAIRALMAEGNKPVAGASLESLRLLGTVGEPINPEAWKWFHRTFGRSQCPIVDTWWQTETGGHMLTPLPGATPLKPGSTTRPFFGVQPALVDNDGNLLDGAADGNLVLLGSWPGQMRTVFGDHQRFVDTYFSTFENMYFTGDGARRDEDGYYWITGRVDDVLNVSGHRMGTAELESALVAHEAVAEAAVVGYPHDIKGQGIYVYVTLNNGVEPSEEMHQTLRNWLRSEIGPIATPDFIQWAPGLPKTRSGKIMRRILRKVAADECEQLGDTSTLADPGVVDNLVSNRAAATV
- a CDS encoding response regulator transcription factor, which translates into the protein MNEPASTGQAARQFIIADDHPLFRNALRLSIQQNFPGATIYEACDMQSLQQCAAEHPDCDLLLLDLHMPGAHGFSGLIFLSGQYPQLPVMVVSANEKPEIMCRAIDYGACGFLPKSAPVEQIATSLQKTLDGEIWLPPAVADRYESGNTTEENEVVDVIATLTPQQFRVATMLAEGLLNKQIAYEMQVTEATVKAHLTALFRKLKVNSRTQAVLALSSLDVEAPGQFAPPQKPDSKNTPSN